In a genomic window of Deltaproteobacteria bacterium:
- a CDS encoding restriction endonuclease, SacI family, with protein sequence MSAIDYHLARELLEKSILAAEKAVLQGAALPVRDDIQTALQTLFRSKTQAYREVLLGCTLARILDKSINIRQPYTDLGPNAFSGRSLDEKVINPFLHEKRIPSTHGLYLSVFRRSVRFDLTTRDGLRDKKGYDAFLSLLNYLESTSVDAELGNFLQYHLYKFVKLRESAAIPLFRPQRLSLDQYDTLISGLLNTPSGGRFPLILVVATFFTIKHLFGLQNWTINSQDINVADVASGAGGDITITSQGQTLMAVEVTERPVDRSRVVATFNTKIAPAGIEDYLFCLKTSPPSSETMEQARQYFAQGHEVNFVEIKNWILMLLATIGKAGRALFNKEMMRLLEEPHVPKLIKIAWNEQLNKIFAI encoded by the coding sequence ATGTCTGCAATTGATTACCATCTGGCTCGAGAGTTGCTGGAAAAATCCATACTTGCAGCTGAAAAAGCCGTTCTCCAAGGGGCTGCCCTACCCGTAAGGGACGATATCCAGACTGCTTTACAGACTCTGTTCCGATCTAAAACCCAGGCCTATCGTGAAGTCCTTTTAGGTTGTACTTTAGCCAGAATATTAGATAAATCTATTAATATCCGCCAACCATACACAGATCTGGGGCCAAACGCCTTCAGTGGTCGCAGCCTCGATGAAAAGGTTATAAATCCCTTTTTACATGAAAAGCGTATTCCATCAACTCATGGCCTCTATCTAAGTGTATTCCGACGCTCGGTCCGCTTTGATCTGACTACACGGGATGGCTTGAGAGATAAAAAAGGTTATGATGCTTTCCTTAGTCTTTTAAATTACTTAGAATCAACTTCAGTAGATGCTGAACTCGGAAATTTTTTGCAATACCACTTGTATAAGTTTGTTAAATTACGGGAAAGTGCTGCAATACCGCTCTTTAGGCCACAGAGACTTAGCCTGGACCAATACGACACTTTGATTTCCGGTCTGCTTAATACTCCCAGCGGCGGTAGATTTCCATTGATCTTAGTAGTAGCTACCTTTTTTACCATTAAGCATTTGTTTGGCTTGCAAAATTGGACAATAAATTCGCAAGATATTAATGTCGCTGATGTTGCTTCGGGCGCGGGTGGTGATATAACCATTACCAGCCAGGGGCAGACGCTTATGGCGGTTGAAGTAACCGAACGCCCAGTGGACAGATCGCGAGTTGTGGCAACCTTTAATACAAAAATCGCCCCTGCCGGAATTGAGGATTATCTGTTCTGTTTAAAAACTTCTCCTCCCTCCTCGGAAACCATGGAGCAGGCTCGACAATATTTTGCCCAGGGTCATGAAGTAAATTTTGTCGAAATCAAAAATTGGATTTTAATGTTGCTGGCTACCATCGGCAAAGCTGGAAGGGCATTGTTTAATAAAGAGATGATGCGGCTATTAGAAGAACCACATGTTCCTAAACTTATCAAAATAGCATGGAACGAGCAACTTAATAAAATATTCGCTATTTAA
- a CDS encoding sigma-54-dependent Fis family transcriptional regulator: MDTILVVDDEKNYLLVMEALLSGAGYEVLTAESATEAQKIVRHNDLDLIITDMKMPRVSGIELMEEIQHLNPDLPVIIMTAFGTVEKAVEAMKKGAFDYITKPFKNEEILVTIAKALELRHLLDENRRLRQDLAQKYRFENIVGNSRAMQEIFALVEKVAQTRVTVLITGESGTGKELIARAIHQRSPRSQRPFISVNCGALTETLLESELFGHEKGAFTHAVALRKGRFELADGGTLFLDEVTEMSPALQVKLLRVLQEMEFERVGGSRTLRVDVRLVAASNRDLKAEVDEGNFREDLFYRLNVVHLEIPPLRQRPEDIPLLVTHFIQKYTQENAQGEVRVDPETMRILTRHSWPGNVRELENVIERAVILRSGDVITPADLPPNLATTRPESEFDIDRLVPLNTPLPEALERIEELMIRRALEHSGQVQVRAAELLGITKSLLQYKLKKYHLNV; the protein is encoded by the coding sequence ATGGATACCATCCTGGTTGTTGATGATGAAAAAAATTATCTGCTGGTCATGGAGGCCTTGCTTTCCGGGGCTGGATACGAAGTGCTGACCGCCGAAAGCGCCACCGAAGCCCAGAAGATTGTCCGCCATAATGATCTGGATCTGATCATCACCGATATGAAAATGCCCAGAGTCAGCGGCATCGAATTGATGGAAGAAATCCAGCACCTTAATCCCGACTTGCCGGTAATCATCATGACCGCCTTCGGCACGGTGGAAAAAGCGGTGGAGGCCATGAAAAAAGGGGCCTTCGACTACATCACCAAGCCCTTCAAAAACGAGGAGATTCTCGTCACTATTGCCAAGGCCTTGGAATTACGGCATCTTCTGGACGAGAACCGACGTCTCCGTCAGGACCTGGCCCAAAAGTACCGGTTCGAGAATATTGTCGGCAACAGCCGGGCCATGCAGGAGATCTTTGCCCTGGTAGAAAAAGTGGCCCAAACTCGGGTAACGGTCCTGATCACTGGCGAAAGTGGCACTGGTAAGGAGCTGATCGCCCGGGCCATTCATCAACGCAGCCCCCGCAGCCAAAGGCCCTTTATCTCGGTAAATTGCGGGGCCTTGACCGAGACCCTGCTGGAAAGTGAGCTTTTCGGCCATGAAAAAGGTGCCTTCACCCACGCCGTGGCCCTCCGCAAAGGCCGGTTTGAGCTGGCCGACGGCGGCACCCTGTTCCTGGACGAAGTGACCGAGATGTCTCCGGCCCTGCAGGTCAAATTACTGCGAGTCCTGCAGGAAATGGAGTTTGAGCGGGTAGGCGGATCGCGTACCCTGCGGGTGGACGTGCGCCTAGTGGCCGCTTCTAATCGGGATTTAAAAGCCGAAGTCGACGAAGGGAATTTTCGAGAAGACCTGTTTTACCGCCTTAATGTGGTCCACCTGGAGATTCCGCCGCTGCGCCAGCGGCCCGAGGATATCCCGCTCCTCGTGACTCATTTTATTCAAAAATATACCCAGGAAAACGCTCAGGGCGAAGTCCGGGTGGATCCGGAGACCATGAGAATCTTAACCCGGCATTCTTGGCCGGGTAATGTCCGGGAATTGGAAAATGTCATCGAACGGGCCGTAATTCTTCGCAGTGGCGACGTCATTACTCCGGCTGATTTGCCCCCCAATCTGGCCACCACCCGGCCCGAAAGCGAGTTTGACATTGACCGCCTGGTCCCCCTCAACACCCCCTTACCCGAAGCCCTGGAACGCATTGAAGAACTGATGATCCGGCGGGCCTTGGAACATTCCGGCCAGGTCCAGGTTCGGGCCGCCGAACTGCTGGGAATTACCAAAAGCCTGTTGCAGTATAAGCTGAAGAAATATCATCTGAATGTCTAG
- the thrC gene encoding threonine synthase: MELKDFPEDLQPYLIPTPKGEMVYRCLECGAEYGIDELLYTCPRCQGLFLLEDKAADRLWQLPGSFWRRLFNYRKMLNIAAVKGIFLYHELIAPVMPPEDIIYLGEGHTPQVAANSRLQNEIGMAFYYKNDGQNPSASFKDRGMAAALSYLNYLIRTRNLEGVLAICASTGDTSAAAALYASYLGDKLASAVLLPQGKVTPQQLSQPLGSGTRVFEIPGVFDDCMRVVEALSERYHVALLNSKNSWRIRGQESYAYEIAQWYDFHLKKKVIVIPIGNAGNITAVLEGLLRFHDLGIIDTLPRVLGVQSHHADPVFRYYQEQNPTKRIFVPVTVKASVAQAAMIGRPVSMPRVIHRVEEYLRRAGEGSFAVVQVTEQEIMDSMLLANRNGHIACTQGGESLAGLRAALRAGLVNRDEEAVLDATAHALKFSSFQQMYFDNSFPPEFEVVPKPEYQNHPQLLTPQVNLASGRPASPAAQQTFTQDLVKQLAAILALKSRDED, encoded by the coding sequence GTGGAACTCAAAGATTTTCCGGAAGATTTACAACCTTATCTCATCCCTACCCCTAAGGGGGAAATGGTCTATCGCTGTCTGGAGTGCGGGGCGGAATATGGCATTGATGAATTGCTCTATACCTGTCCCCGCTGCCAGGGCCTGTTTTTGCTGGAGGACAAGGCCGCTGACCGCCTCTGGCAGCTGCCCGGCAGCTTCTGGCGGCGGCTGTTCAATTACCGGAAAATGTTAAATATTGCAGCAGTAAAAGGTATTTTTCTTTATCATGAGCTGATTGCTCCGGTCATGCCCCCGGAGGACATCATCTATCTGGGAGAAGGCCATACCCCCCAGGTAGCCGCCAATAGCCGCCTGCAGAATGAAATCGGCATGGCCTTTTATTACAAAAACGACGGCCAGAACCCCAGTGCCTCTTTCAAGGACCGGGGCATGGCTGCCGCCTTGAGTTACCTCAACTATCTCATCCGCACCCGCAACCTGGAGGGCGTATTGGCGATCTGCGCCTCTACCGGCGACACCTCGGCAGCCGCCGCCCTGTATGCCTCCTATCTGGGGGATAAGCTAGCTTCGGCAGTGCTGCTGCCACAGGGCAAAGTCACCCCCCAGCAGCTTTCCCAGCCCCTGGGCAGCGGCACCCGGGTGTTTGAGATTCCCGGCGTCTTTGACGATTGCATGCGGGTGGTGGAGGCCCTGTCGGAGCGCTACCACGTGGCGCTGCTCAACTCCAAAAATAGCTGGCGCATCCGGGGGCAGGAGTCTTATGCCTATGAAATCGCCCAGTGGTACGATTTTCACCTGAAAAAAAAGGTTATCGTGATCCCCATCGGCAATGCCGGGAACATCACCGCGGTGCTGGAAGGCTTATTGCGGTTCCATGATTTGGGTATCATCGACACCCTGCCCCGGGTTCTGGGGGTACAATCGCACCATGCCGACCCGGTGTTTCGCTATTACCAGGAGCAGAACCCCACCAAGCGCATCTTCGTTCCGGTCACCGTCAAGGCGAGCGTGGCCCAGGCCGCCATGATCGGTCGGCCAGTCTCCATGCCGCGGGTCATCCACCGGGTAGAGGAGTATCTGCGCCGGGCTGGCGAGGGCAGCTTTGCGGTAGTCCAGGTCACGGAACAGGAGATCATGGACTCGATGCTCTTGGCCAACCGCAACGGCCACATTGCCTGCACCCAGGGCGGCGAATCCCTGGCCGGATTGCGGGCGGCCCTGCGAGCCGGTCTGGTCAATCGGGACGAAGAGGCGGTGCTGGATGCCACCGCCCATGCCCTCAAATTCAGCTCCTTTCAGCAGATGTATTTCGACAACAGCTTCCCGCCGGAATTTGAGGTGGTGCCTAAGCCCGAATATCAGAACCACCCGCAATTGCTGACCCCGCAGGTAAATCTGGCATCGGGCCGCCCCGCATCTCCGGCCGCACAGCAGACGTTTACCCAGGATCTAGTCAAGCAATTGGCAGCCATATTAGCTTTGAAATCCAGGGACGAAGATTAG
- a CDS encoding DNA adenine methylase has translation MEDKNNKLIRPRNRKRRIVFGWYGGKFNHLDWLLPLLPKCHHYCEPFGGSAAVLLNREPSPVETYNDIDGEVVNFFRILRDKKDELIQAIALTPFSREEFFFAINCDVGSLSEVERARRFFVRARQARTGLAQTATLGRWANCKNTSRAGMSGVVSRWLGSVEDLPDIALRLLRVQIENRPAIELIKLYDGAGTLFYCDPPYVHDTRGDSKAYGFEMDELEHRQLATVLVNCKGKVAVSGYRCDILDKLYEGWRRFDAPPKHCHSIKKLRQEALWMNY, from the coding sequence ATAGAGGATAAAAATAACAAACTCATTCGCCCCCGGAATCGCAAAAGGCGAATAGTATTCGGTTGGTACGGCGGGAAGTTTAACCATCTTGATTGGCTTTTACCCCTCTTACCTAAATGCCATCACTACTGCGAGCCTTTCGGAGGGTCAGCGGCGGTACTCCTTAATCGTGAACCATCACCGGTTGAGACTTATAACGATATAGATGGAGAGGTAGTTAATTTCTTTCGTATCTTGCGCGACAAAAAAGACGAGCTGATCCAGGCTATAGCCCTGACGCCATTTTCTCGGGAAGAATTCTTCTTTGCTATAAACTGCGATGTCGGCTCCCTATCTGAGGTTGAACGTGCCCGCCGGTTTTTTGTCCGCGCCCGTCAGGCTAGAACCGGCTTAGCCCAAACCGCAACCCTGGGAAGATGGGCAAATTGCAAGAACACTAGCCGAGCCGGGATGTCTGGAGTAGTGTCGCGCTGGCTCGGCAGTGTCGAAGATCTCCCTGACATTGCTTTGCGTTTGCTTCGAGTACAAATCGAAAATCGTCCAGCAATTGAACTGATCAAATTATATGATGGGGCAGGAACGCTATTCTATTGCGATCCCCCTTACGTGCATGATACACGGGGAGATAGCAAAGCCTATGGCTTTGAGATGGATGAATTGGAGCACCGCCAACTAGCCACAGTATTGGTCAACTGCAAGGGTAAAGTAGCAGTTTCTGGTTATCGTTGCGATATCTTGGATAAGCTTTATGAAGGTTGGCGCCGCTTTGACGCGCCTCCTAAGCATTGTCACTCTATAAAAAAGTTACGCCAAGAGGCTTTGTGGATGAATTATTGA